One genomic window of Bacillus mycoides includes the following:
- a CDS encoding GNAT family N-acetyltransferase codes for MENVDNFANILLEEPKRGQLFPLFEEVFGITSQTLHDFSAKGYWDYTYKALSFLQDDKAIANVAAFSLPLLINGEKINAAGIQSVMTHPNYRRRGLMKQLFSKMIEEIDEQCECAVLFTENPELYKPFGFQIVQEYLMTVSYENKSDKDSQLKKLDFYNEEDRQLIHEIIENGQRLSNKFSTLNYRSSFYLNMYDSTWNENLYYSEKLDALIVFTVENQKLKLFGVFAPVIPILDELCEEISGEFTEIEFYFYPDQLGIDDVQYTELQTSKYLMVRSNKELDFKGYKFPVLTEF; via the coding sequence ATGGAGAATGTTGATAATTTTGCAAATATTCTATTAGAAGAACCGAAAAGAGGGCAGTTATTTCCTTTATTTGAAGAAGTGTTTGGGATTACAAGTCAAACATTGCATGATTTTTCAGCGAAAGGATATTGGGATTATACATATAAAGCATTATCATTTTTACAAGATGATAAAGCGATTGCAAATGTTGCGGCATTTTCACTTCCGCTTTTAATTAATGGTGAAAAAATAAATGCAGCGGGTATTCAATCAGTAATGACACATCCGAATTATCGTAGACGAGGATTAATGAAACAATTGTTTAGTAAGATGATAGAGGAAATTGATGAGCAATGCGAGTGTGCGGTCTTGTTTACTGAAAATCCGGAACTATATAAACCATTTGGTTTTCAAATTGTGCAAGAATATTTGATGACAGTATCATACGAAAACAAGAGTGATAAAGATTCTCAACTTAAAAAGTTAGATTTTTATAATGAAGAGGATAGACAATTAATACATGAGATTATTGAAAATGGCCAAAGGCTTTCTAATAAATTTTCAACGTTAAATTACCGCTCTTCGTTTTATTTAAATATGTATGATTCAACATGGAATGAAAACCTTTATTATTCAGAGAAATTAGATGCGCTGATTGTTTTTACAGTAGAAAATCAAAAACTAAAATTATTTGGAGTATTTGCGCCGGTAATTCCGATTTTAGATGAATTATGTGAGGAAATCTCTGGGGAATTTACGGAGATTGAATTTTATTTCTACCCAGATCAATTAGGAATTGATGATGTACAATATACAGAATTACAGACTAGTAAGTATTTAATGGTTCGAAGTAATAAAGAATTAGATTTTAAAGGTTATAAATTCCCGGTATTAACTGAGTTTTAA